Proteins encoded together in one Theileria parva strain Muguga chromosome 3 map unlocalized ctg_530, whole genome shotgun sequence window:
- a CDS encoding putative integral membrane protein: MDEMIHLIPILLIFIIAYSKLLNKFYSRKLVHLGCGLVLAKVNVPSVPLKYIIQLIAILSIISCFIFPFPFSRKFDFGIITYNLTVLVFIWLNIPLRILLPMFVVDPMASIVGTNLKSPIWIHTKT; the protein is encoded by the exons atggATGAAATGATCCATTTAATTCCTATTCTCctcatcttcatcatcgCATACTCCAAACTTCTCAATAAATTCTATTCCAG AAAATTGGTCCATTTGGGCTGTGGATTAGTCTTGGCGAAGGTGAACGTGCCTTCAGTGCCTCTAAAATACATCATCCAGCTAATCGCAATTTTGTCAATAATTTCATGTTTTATCTTCCCGTTTCCGTTCTCCAGGAAGTTTGATTTCGGTATTATCACGTATAATCTCACCGTTCTGGTGTTTATTTGGCTCAATATTCCTCTCAGAATTTTATTGCCCATGTTCGTCGTCGATCCCATGGCATCCATCGTCGGCACTAACCTCAAAAGCCCTATCTGGATACACACCAAAACC TGA